From Rutidosis leptorrhynchoides isolate AG116_Rl617_1_P2 chromosome 3, CSIRO_AGI_Rlap_v1, whole genome shotgun sequence, a single genomic window includes:
- the LOC139901775 gene encoding uncharacterized protein — translation MNNIDYDLEDLVQVTSAYDPQQQLDILDFLDAEEEEENQQPIPKNPRRYFHRDRAGRATLLWNDYFSDTPTFPEDKFRRRFRMSCRLFNRISAGILSYSHEPIPSYLKYFHQRRDATGLLGFTIYQKITSAIRQLAYGVAPDIFDEYLHIGETTSYRCLENYCKSVIHLYSTEYLRKPNTHDVQRLITKHDQIHGFPGMLGSLDYMHWAWKNCPVYWKGQYTRGDHGHPTIMLEAVASYDLWIWHAYFGPAGSNNDINVLNQSDLFKELLEDRAPPCNYTVNGKQFTKGYYLADGIYPDWATLVKLFKSTVEPKTTKFKRYQESARKDIERAFGVLQGPSANEAGPSGTNNEHEEDDEEDDEEEEEEDDGEEEEDEDDD, via the exons ATGAATAATATCGATTACGATTTAGAAGACCTCGTACAAGTAACAAGTGCGTACGATCCGCAACAACAACTCGATATTCTTGATTTTTTAGATgccgaagaagaggaagaaaatCAACAACCTATTCCAAAAAATCCAAGAAGGTATTTTCATAGAGATCGGGCTGGAAGGGCTACACTCTTGTGGAATGATTACTTTTCCGACACACCAACCTTCCCCGAAGATAAATTTCGAAGAAGGTTTCGAATGAGCTGTCGATTGTTTAACCGTATATCCGCAGGTATACTCAGTTATTCTCATGAACCTATTCCTTCATACCTTAAATATTTTCATCAAAGAAGGGATGCAACCGGTTTACTCGGATTTACTATTTATCAAAAAATCACATCCGCTATAAGACAATTAGCATACGGTGTTGCTCCTGATATTTTTGATGAGTATTTGCATATTGGTGAAACAACATCATACCGTTGTTTAGAAAATTATTGCAAAAGTGTTATACATTTATATTCAACCGAATATTTAAGAAAACCTAATACTCATGATGTTCAACGTTTAATTACAAAACATGACCAAATACATGGTTTTCCGGGCATGCTCGGTAGTCTAGATTATATGCATTGGGCTTGGAAAAATTGCCCAGTTTATTGGAAAGGTCAATACACACGAGGCGATCATGGTCACCCAACAATAATGTTGGAAGCGGTCGCCTCGTATGATTTGTGGATTTGGCACGCTTACTTTGGACCAGCTGGTTCAAATAATGATATCAATGTGTTAAATCAATCCGATTTATTTAAAGAGTTACTTGAAGATAGAGCTCCACCGTGTAACTATACGGTGAATGGAAAACAATTTACAAAAGGGTATTATTTAGCGGACGGAATTTATCCTGATTGGGCGACCCTTGTGAAATTGTTCAAAAGTACGGTTGAACCAAAAACAACAAAATTCAAAAGGTACCAAGAGTCAGCAAGAAAGGATATCGAACGAGCTTTCGGTGTTCTTCAAG GACCTTCGGCAAATGAAGCAGGACCTTCGGGGACTAATAACGAACATGAAGAGGACGACGAAGAGGATGACGAAGAGGAGGAAGAAGAGGACGACGGAGAGGAGGAGGAAGACGAAGACGATGACTAG